From Flavobacterium arcticum, the proteins below share one genomic window:
- a CDS encoding GyrI-like domain-containing protein produces the protein MEKQHFETIYLTGITLPHKTTNANGQAAQDCGNLWQEFQKGSWFVKIPERIEDKVYAVYYDYEGDHNQPYSFFIGCRVAAGAPIPEEMENIVIPQGDFIKFTAKGKMPDCIGEAWQTIWSSELKRAYKADFEVYDERSHDWNNAEVDIFISM, from the coding sequence ATGGAAAAACAGCATTTTGAAACTATTTACCTTACGGGTATTACACTACCACACAAAACGACTAATGCTAACGGACAAGCAGCACAAGATTGCGGTAACTTATGGCAAGAGTTTCAAAAAGGTAGTTGGTTTGTAAAAATACCCGAAAGAATTGAAGATAAAGTATATGCGGTTTATTATGATTATGAAGGCGACCATAACCAGCCCTATTCTTTTTTCATTGGATGCAGGGTTGCTGCTGGCGCACCTATACCCGAAGAAATGGAAAATATAGTAATTCCTCAAGGCGATTTTATAAAATTTACGGCGAAGGGCAAAATGCCTGACTGTATAGGCGAAGCATGGCAAACAATATGGAGTTCAGAATTAAAAAGAGCCTATAAAGCCGACTTTGAAGTATATGATGAGCGTAGTCATGACTGGAACAATGCAGAAGTAGATATCTTTATTAGTATGTAA
- a CDS encoding helix-turn-helix domain-containing protein, translating to MIYTTLLNIAIFQGIILGIIILKSPLFKSIANKYLAYAIFTLSILLLNLVFEISEAFNTISFLRFFDHIEWAFLFPVFIFLFVVNQANHPVKNSKKLLWFFVPFSYSVIISILNTSYTVTDMYNITDLGIKLFEILNYIELFLVLTFIPAILIYTYSFIKFSKDEEEKQWLTLLCIIVSILLFSWVIAILLAIFLHYDILYVMKIIALFAAFLIHWTAYIGVYKYKLAKDKGGINILLNNSLLILNNDMSTEVIIKKESFTPDNQYFKKLEELCENQEIYKDSTLNREKIAERLGISTGYVSQLVNTVTGENFANYINQYRVEAVKKMIVDPEYENYNILALGLESGFTSKTTFYKAFKKVTGMTPNNYRNSQK from the coding sequence TTGATTTATACAACACTTCTAAATATTGCAATTTTTCAAGGGATAATTTTAGGAATAATTATTTTAAAATCACCTTTATTTAAGAGTATTGCAAATAAATATTTGGCCTATGCCATATTTACACTTTCCATACTTCTGTTAAATCTTGTTTTTGAAATCTCAGAAGCATTTAATACCATTTCTTTCCTGCGATTTTTTGATCATATAGAATGGGCATTTCTTTTTCCAGTTTTTATTTTTTTGTTTGTTGTAAACCAAGCAAATCATCCTGTAAAGAATTCAAAAAAATTACTATGGTTTTTCGTTCCTTTTAGTTATTCGGTCATTATCAGTATTCTTAATACCTCTTATACTGTTACTGATATGTATAATATCACAGATTTGGGTATTAAATTATTTGAGATTCTAAACTATATAGAACTTTTTTTAGTCTTAACATTTATTCCTGCTATTTTAATCTACACATATAGTTTTATAAAATTTTCAAAAGATGAAGAAGAAAAACAATGGTTAACGCTCTTATGTATAATTGTTTCTATACTATTGTTTTCTTGGGTAATCGCTATACTTTTAGCTATATTTTTACATTATGATATTTTGTATGTCATGAAAATTATAGCACTATTTGCAGCATTCTTAATACATTGGACAGCATATATTGGGGTTTATAAGTATAAACTAGCTAAAGATAAAGGAGGTATTAACATATTGCTGAATAATAGCTTATTAATTCTAAACAACGATATGTCAACTGAGGTTATTATTAAAAAGGAATCTTTTACGCCAGATAATCAGTATTTTAAAAAACTTGAAGAACTTTGTGAAAACCAAGAGATTTATAAAGATAGCACATTAAATAGAGAAAAAATTGCTGAAAGATTAGGTATAAGTACAGGTTATGTTTCTCAACTTGTAAATACTGTTACAGGAGAAAATTTTGCAAACTACATAAACCAATATCGTGTAGAAGCTGTTAAGAAAATGATTGTAGATCCAGAATATGAGAACTACAATATATTAGCCTTAGGATTAGAGTCAGGTTTTACTTCAAAAACTACCTTTTATAAAGCATTTAAGAAAGTTACTGGAATGACCCCAAATAATTATCGTAATAGTCAAAAATAA
- a CDS encoding carbonic anhydrase, with protein sequence MNIKKVFENNKNWVAQQLQKDPEYFNNLSQGQSPEILYIGCSDSRVAAEELMGVRPGDIFVHRNIANMVPNTDLNSMSVINYAVVHLKVKHIIVCGHTNCGGIKAAMHHTDMGILNPWLRNIRDVYRLHRNELDAIENETDRYDRLVELNVQEQCINVIKTAEVQKAATETGLTVHGWIFDLQSGKLIDLNIDFEKITQDIVSIYRIRS encoded by the coding sequence ATGAACATCAAAAAAGTTTTTGAAAACAATAAAAACTGGGTAGCACAACAGTTACAAAAAGATCCTGAATACTTTAATAATTTATCGCAAGGACAATCGCCTGAAATATTATATATAGGCTGTTCTGACAGTAGAGTTGCTGCTGAGGAATTGATGGGCGTACGACCTGGAGATATTTTTGTACATCGTAACATTGCTAATATGGTTCCTAATACTGACCTTAACAGTATGTCGGTGATTAACTATGCGGTAGTACACCTCAAGGTAAAGCATATCATAGTATGCGGACACACTAATTGCGGTGGTATTAAAGCTGCCATGCACCATACCGATATGGGGATATTAAACCCTTGGCTGCGTAACATTAGAGACGTATATCGTCTGCATCGTAATGAGCTTGACGCTATTGAAAACGAAACAGATCGATATGACCGCCTTGTAGAACTCAATGTACAAGAACAGTGTATTAATGTTATTAAAACTGCCGAAGTGCAAAAAGCAGCCACCGAAACTGGGCTTACTGTACACGGATGGATTTTTGACTTACAATCAGGTAAACTTATCGATCTTAATATCGATTTCGAAAAAATAACGCAAGATATCGTTAGCATCTATCGCATTCGCTCCTGA
- a CDS encoding methylmalonyl-CoA mutase subunit beta, translating into MSEHLFNGFEPVSSKQWKQQIQFELKGADYNETLVWESPEGIKVKPFYHNDEFTPTAPTGTKAANFSICQNIFVFDIEKSISRANDTLKRGAESLRFTIENDKTDVEKLLNGIPLKETTVYINLSFLSIDFVKRIDVFAKQKGTTIYIQLDPIGNLAKEGNWFGGMQKDIDTLNTIAIACSNINFLSVDGSLYQNAGANIVQQIAYTVAHANEYFNSIATINKPIVLQVAVGTNYFFEIAKLRTLRKLFRLIANEYNHTEGCHIIATPSKRNKTLYDYNVNMLRTTTECMSAILGGANAITNLPYDALYHKDNEFGDRIARNQLLVLKHESYFDKVDNPADGAYYIEELTQQMAEKALAIFKDIEANGGFLHQLKDGTIQRKIQESATKEQELFDSGKEVLLGTNKYPNKNDRMSGELELYPFVKKDPRKTLITPIIEKRLAEQIEQERLNGEDKNGC; encoded by the coding sequence ATGAGCGAACATCTATTTAACGGGTTTGAACCTGTATCATCCAAACAATGGAAACAACAGATACAGTTTGAGCTTAAAGGAGCAGATTATAACGAAACACTTGTATGGGAAAGCCCCGAAGGTATTAAGGTAAAACCTTTTTACCATAATGACGAGTTTACCCCTACCGCACCCACAGGTACAAAAGCTGCTAACTTCAGTATATGTCAGAATATATTTGTTTTCGATATAGAAAAATCTATTTCAAGAGCAAATGACACTTTAAAACGTGGTGCCGAAAGCCTACGCTTTACTATAGAAAATGACAAAACAGACGTAGAAAAACTGCTTAATGGAATTCCTTTAAAGGAGACTACTGTTTATATAAATTTGAGTTTCCTTTCAATCGATTTCGTAAAACGTATTGACGTCTTTGCAAAACAAAAAGGCACAACAATATATATTCAACTAGATCCTATTGGCAACCTTGCCAAAGAAGGAAACTGGTTTGGTGGTATGCAAAAAGATATTGATACCTTAAATACTATTGCTATAGCTTGTAGCAACATCAACTTTTTAAGTGTAGATGGAAGCCTCTATCAAAATGCAGGAGCCAATATTGTACAACAAATAGCCTATACAGTAGCTCATGCTAATGAATATTTCAATTCAATAGCGACTATAAACAAACCTATAGTATTACAGGTTGCCGTTGGTACAAACTACTTTTTTGAGATTGCAAAATTACGTACATTAAGAAAATTGTTTAGGCTTATTGCTAATGAGTATAACCATACTGAGGGTTGCCATATAATTGCCACACCATCAAAACGAAATAAAACATTATACGACTATAATGTAAATATGCTACGTACTACTACCGAATGTATGAGTGCTATACTAGGCGGTGCTAATGCGATTACCAACCTCCCTTATGATGCTCTATATCATAAAGACAATGAATTTGGCGATAGAATAGCAAGGAATCAACTACTTGTACTAAAACACGAAAGTTATTTTGATAAAGTAGACAATCCTGCCGATGGTGCTTATTACATTGAAGAACTAACACAACAAATGGCAGAGAAAGCTCTGGCTATTTTTAAAGATATAGAAGCTAATGGTGGTTTTTTACATCAGCTAAAAGACGGTACTATACAACGAAAAATACAAGAAAGTGCTACTAAAGAACAAGAACTTTTTGATAGTGGTAAAGAAGTACTACTAGGTACCAATAAATACCCTAACAAGAACGACAGAATGAGTGGCGAACTGGAATTATATCCGTTTGTAAAAAAAGATCCTAGAAAAACACTCATTACTCCGATAATAGAAAAACGCCTAGCGGAGCAAATAGAGCAGGAAAGACTAAACGGAGAAGATAAAAACGGTTGTTAA
- a CDS encoding 30S ribosomal protein THX: MGKGDVKTKRGKIWRGTHGVRRPKEKSSGNGDSESSDN; this comes from the coding sequence ATGGGAAAAGGAGATGTAAAAACAAAAAGAGGAAAAATTTGGCGTGGCACTCACGGTGTAAGACGACCTAAAGAGAAAAGTTCAGGAAACGGCGACTCAGAATCTTCTGATAATTAA
- the scpA gene encoding methylmalonyl-CoA mutase gives MKRKDLQHIQLKDTPKNTTSSAEENNFTTAEGIEIKKEYNHNDIENLEHIGFAAGFAPNLRGPYSTMYVRRPWTVRQYAGFSTAEESNAFYRRNLEAGQKGLSVAFDLATHRGYDSDHERVVGDVGKAGVAIDSVEDMKVLFDQIPLGEMSVSMTMNGAVLPIMAFYIVAAEEQGVAPELLSGTIQNDILKEFMVRNTYIYPPTPSMKIIADIFEYTSKNMPKFNSISISGYHMQEAGATADIELAYTLADGLEYIRTGLAAGMKIDKFAPRLSFFWAIGMNHFMEIAKMRAGRMLWAKLLQQFNPENQKSLALRTHCQTSGWSLTEQDPFNNVARTCIEAAAAAFGGTQSLHTNALDEAIALPTDFSARIARNTQIFLQEETKITKTVDPWAGSYYVESLTKEIADKAWALIEEVEELGGMTKAIEEGIPKLRIEEAAARKQARIDSGQDIIVGVNKYRLEKEDPLHILDVDNQMVRRQQIERLEQIKASRDNQKVTECLEKLTESAKTGEGNLLALAVEAARYRATLGEISDALETVYGRYKAQIKSFSGVYSKEIKNDESFEKAKQLADEFAKLEGRRPRIMIAKMGQDGHDRGAKVVATGYADVGFDVDIGPLFQTPAEAAKQAVENDVHILGVSSLAAGHKTLVPQVIAELKKYGREDIMVIVGGVIPAQDYQYLFDCGAVAVFGPGTKISEAAIKILEVLIKGFEE, from the coding sequence ATGAAGAGAAAAGACCTACAACATATTCAACTTAAAGATACTCCTAAGAATACTACCTCCTCAGCAGAAGAAAATAACTTTACTACTGCCGAAGGTATTGAGATAAAAAAAGAATATAATCATAACGATATTGAAAATCTGGAGCACATAGGGTTTGCTGCAGGTTTTGCACCAAACCTTCGTGGACCTTACAGCACTATGTATGTGCGTCGCCCATGGACAGTAAGGCAATATGCAGGTTTCTCTACCGCCGAAGAGAGTAATGCGTTTTACAGACGTAATCTTGAAGCAGGACAAAAAGGACTATCTGTAGCGTTTGACCTTGCCACACACCGAGGGTACGATAGCGACCACGAACGCGTAGTAGGCGATGTAGGTAAAGCAGGTGTAGCAATTGATAGTGTAGAAGACATGAAAGTACTTTTTGACCAAATTCCATTGGGCGAAATGTCGGTTTCTATGACTATGAATGGTGCAGTACTACCCATTATGGCATTCTATATTGTAGCTGCCGAAGAGCAGGGCGTAGCACCTGAATTACTTTCGGGAACGATACAAAATGATATATTAAAGGAGTTTATGGTGCGTAATACGTACATCTACCCTCCTACACCATCAATGAAAATTATTGCTGATATATTTGAATATACCAGTAAAAACATGCCGAAGTTTAACTCTATTAGTATATCGGGCTACCACATGCAGGAAGCAGGAGCTACTGCCGATATTGAGCTTGCCTATACCCTTGCCGATGGTCTTGAGTACATCCGTACAGGGCTTGCAGCAGGTATGAAAATAGATAAATTTGCACCACGTCTTTCTTTCTTTTGGGCTATTGGTATGAACCATTTTATGGAAATTGCCAAAATGCGTGCAGGGCGTATGTTGTGGGCAAAACTGTTACAACAATTTAATCCCGAAAATCAAAAATCGTTAGCACTGCGTACCCACTGTCAAACCAGTGGTTGGAGTCTTACAGAACAAGACCCTTTTAACAATGTAGCACGTACGTGTATAGAAGCTGCGGCAGCAGCTTTTGGCGGAACACAGTCATTACATACTAATGCATTAGATGAAGCTATTGCGCTACCAACTGATTTCTCGGCACGTATAGCACGTAATACACAAATATTCTTACAAGAAGAAACCAAAATAACTAAAACTGTCGATCCTTGGGCAGGCAGCTACTATGTAGAAAGCCTTACTAAAGAAATCGCCGATAAAGCATGGGCACTAATTGAAGAGGTAGAAGAACTCGGAGGTATGACCAAAGCTATTGAAGAAGGTATACCTAAACTGCGTATTGAAGAAGCTGCTGCACGTAAACAAGCACGTATAGACAGCGGACAAGATATAATAGTAGGTGTAAACAAATATCGTCTTGAAAAAGAAGACCCATTACATATACTGGATGTAGATAACCAAATGGTACGTCGCCAGCAGATAGAACGTTTAGAACAGATAAAAGCAAGCCGTGACAACCAAAAAGTAACTGAGTGTTTAGAGAAACTAACCGAATCGGCTAAAACGGGCGAAGGCAACTTATTAGCTTTAGCAGTAGAAGCTGCCCGCTATAGAGCAACATTGGGTGAAATAAGTGATGCCCTCGAAACAGTATATGGCAGGTACAAAGCACAAATAAAATCATTTAGCGGTGTGTATAGTAAAGAGATAAAAAACGATGAGAGCTTTGAAAAAGCCAAGCAGCTTGCCGATGAATTTGCAAAGCTAGAAGGACGTCGTCCGCGTATCATGATTGCTAAAATGGGGCAAGACGGTCATGACCGTGGTGCAAAAGTTGTAGCTACAGGTTATGCCGATGTAGGTTTTGATGTAGATATAGGTCCGTTATTCCAAACACCTGCCGAAGCTGCAAAACAAGCGGTAGAAAATGATGTGCATATTCTTGGTGTATCGTCTCTTGCAGCAGGACATAAAACGTTAGTACCCCAAGTTATAGCAGAGCTTAAAAAATATGGTCGCGAAGATATTATGGTTATTGTAGGAGGGGTTATCCCTGCCCAAGATTACCAATATCTTTTTGATTGTGGTGCTGTTGCCGTGTTTGGTCCTGGTACCAAAATAAGTGAAGCTGCCATTAAAATTTTAGAGGTCTTGATTAAAGGTTTTGAAGAATAA
- a CDS encoding cation-translocating P-type ATPase gives MAHSNFGIKGLTDAEVLESREQHGSNAITYKKEYWFFDAVKSLFTEPMVLLLLVAAIIYFISGDTGDSIFMLFAILLVATISLYQDRRSRNALRDLKNYTQPHCSVIRNGEIISIENEELVIGDFMVTEEGSYIPADGNIVHSNDFSVNESVITGEAMSVSKNERENNNSIFQGTIVTGGLAIAKVTAIGSSTKLGKIGESLDSIKEEKTPLEIQIAHFVKIMVIIGAIVFTAVWGIHFYQSGKAVESLLKALTLAMSILPEEIPVAFTAFMALGAWRLMQKGILVKQMKTVETLGSATVICTDKTGTITQNKMALAELYVFADDAIINADSITNQESGQLLTTAMWASEPIPFDPMEAALHAAYKKMAHHDERPEYTMMHEYPLDGKPPMMTHLFENKSGNRIIAAKGAPEALIDVSGLNEANKNKVKDAITTMASKGYRVLGVGSAQFDGNNFLEKQQDYNFTFLGLVAFYDPPKDNIKSVFEDFYKAGIAIKIVTGDNEATTTAIAKQVDFRGSENHISGDELMALDDTTLQQKVMDTAIFTRMFPEAKLRIINALKAQGQIVAMTGDGVNDGPALKAAHIGIAMGNKGTEIAKEAASLILPDDDLVKMVDAIAMGRRIYANLKKAIQYIISIHIPIILTVFIPVALGWKYPDIFSPVHIIFLELIMGPTCSVIYENEPMEKNAMSQKPRPFTNTFFSFKEIITSIIQGIAITVGTLGVYLYAVNCDYNEAQTRTMVFTVLVSANIFLTLVNRSFYYSVITTLRYKNNFIPLIIGITVILTMLLLYIEPIKQFFNFETLTIPQMAISIASGFITVVWFEVVKWMNRKRNPLA, from the coding sequence ATGGCACATAGTAATTTCGGAATAAAAGGACTCACCGATGCAGAGGTACTAGAATCGAGAGAACAGCATGGTAGTAATGCCATTACTTATAAAAAAGAGTACTGGTTTTTTGATGCTGTAAAAAGCCTTTTTACCGAACCAATGGTATTGTTATTATTGGTTGCTGCTATAATTTATTTTATAAGTGGCGACACGGGCGACTCCATATTTATGCTATTTGCAATACTACTCGTTGCTACAATATCACTCTATCAGGACAGAAGAAGCCGTAACGCCTTGCGCGACCTTAAAAATTATACACAGCCCCATTGCAGTGTCATCAGAAATGGTGAAATAATTAGTATTGAAAATGAAGAGCTAGTTATTGGCGATTTTATGGTTACCGAAGAAGGCAGCTATATTCCTGCCGACGGTAATATTGTGCACTCCAATGACTTTTCGGTTAATGAATCGGTTATTACCGGAGAAGCCATGTCGGTATCCAAAAATGAGAGAGAAAACAATAATTCTATTTTTCAAGGCACTATAGTAACCGGAGGACTTGCTATTGCAAAAGTTACAGCAATAGGCAGTAGCACAAAACTGGGTAAAATTGGTGAAAGCCTTGACAGCATAAAAGAGGAAAAAACACCTCTTGAAATACAAATAGCCCATTTTGTAAAAATAATGGTAATTATAGGTGCTATTGTTTTTACAGCGGTTTGGGGCATTCATTTTTATCAGTCAGGTAAAGCAGTTGAGAGTTTGCTAAAAGCACTAACACTTGCTATGAGTATATTGCCCGAAGAGATACCTGTTGCCTTTACCGCTTTTATGGCACTCGGTGCTTGGCGCTTGATGCAAAAAGGTATTTTGGTTAAACAAATGAAAACTGTAGAAACGCTTGGGAGTGCTACTGTAATATGTACCGACAAAACAGGAACCATAACCCAGAATAAAATGGCATTGGCAGAATTATATGTTTTTGCCGATGACGCAATAATAAATGCTGATAGCATTACTAATCAAGAATCAGGACAACTTTTAACTACAGCCATGTGGGCAAGCGAACCAATACCGTTTGACCCTATGGAAGCAGCACTACACGCTGCATATAAAAAAATGGCGCATCATGATGAGAGACCCGAATATACTATGATGCACGAGTATCCGCTAGATGGGAAGCCTCCTATGATGACACATCTTTTTGAAAATAAAAGTGGTAACCGAATTATAGCGGCAAAAGGTGCTCCCGAAGCTTTAATAGATGTATCGGGGCTTAATGAGGCTAATAAAAATAAAGTGAAAGATGCTATCACTACTATGGCAAGCAAAGGCTATAGAGTTTTAGGTGTAGGTAGTGCACAATTTGATGGAAATAACTTTCTCGAAAAACAACAAGACTATAATTTCACTTTCTTGGGGTTAGTCGCTTTTTACGATCCTCCAAAAGACAATATAAAATCAGTTTTTGAAGATTTTTATAAAGCTGGTATAGCTATTAAAATTGTTACAGGCGATAACGAAGCTACAACAACTGCCATTGCAAAGCAAGTTGACTTTAGAGGGTCTGAAAATCATATTTCGGGAGATGAATTAATGGCTTTAGATGATACTACACTACAACAAAAAGTAATGGATACAGCAATCTTTACCCGAATGTTCCCCGAAGCCAAACTAAGGATTATTAATGCACTCAAAGCTCAGGGACAAATAGTAGCCATGACTGGCGATGGTGTTAACGATGGTCCAGCACTTAAAGCGGCCCATATAGGCATTGCTATGGGTAATAAAGGTACTGAAATAGCTAAAGAAGCCGCATCACTTATACTACCTGATGATGACCTAGTAAAAATGGTAGATGCTATAGCGATGGGCAGACGAATATATGCCAACCTAAAAAAAGCGATACAGTATATTATCTCTATTCATATCCCTATAATACTTACCGTTTTTATTCCTGTAGCACTCGGCTGGAAATACCCCGATATTTTTTCGCCAGTACATATTATTTTTCTCGAACTTATTATGGGTCCTACCTGCTCTGTTATTTATGAAAATGAGCCTATGGAGAAAAATGCTATGTCTCAAAAACCACGACCTTTTACAAATACTTTTTTTAGCTTTAAGGAAATTATTACAAGTATTATACAAGGTATAGCCATAACAGTGGGAACACTAGGAGTTTACCTTTATGCCGTAAACTGCGACTACAACGAAGCCCAAACACGTACTATGGTATTTACGGTATTAGTATCGGCAAATATATTTCTTACTCTGGTTAATAGGTCATTTTACTATTCGGTGATCACCACATTGCGATACAAAAACAATTTTATACCGCTCATTATTGGTATAACTGTTATTTTGACAATGCTTTTATTATACATTGAACCTATTAAACAATTTTTCAATTTTGAAACACTTACCATACCACAAATGGCTATTAGTATTGCAAGTGGTTTTATAACAGTAGTGTGGTTTGAAGTTGTAAAATGGATGAACCGAAAGCGTAATCCTTTGGCATAA
- a CDS encoding acyltransferase family protein encodes MKDTRLSQLDGLRGLFALMVALFHFPSDGDFSTISLLSNFMIRQGDLFVDFFFVLSGFVISLNYTNRINEKDDFIKYLKARFLRLYPLLFYTVIIYLGFELVFNLFLPHLLTNPEPISVLFLQTLNSLLFLNSTPIIDMVGMNFPSWSISSEMISYIIFGLALLWFNRSKKYAIGFILLASAAFIIYLNSYMETMKWGFVRGLVCFMTGFYTFKLYQQNKNITLNKYLEYLVPILLVSVLYIRYYYVNNIELYSLFIIPLFFGISIFVFALSNGYIVKLMCHSFFQFLGKISYSLYLNHAIVMVIFTKFIFGFLKVPVTELAVSLTIIAYLLFIVIYSYFTYIFIEVKGKKFLQNFYPFKRKESSFIVKP; translated from the coding sequence ATGAAAGACACTCGCTTATCGCAATTAGACGGACTACGAGGTTTATTTGCCTTAATGGTAGCATTATTTCATTTTCCTTCTGATGGTGATTTTAGTACTATATCCCTGCTTTCTAACTTTATGATAAGGCAGGGAGATTTGTTTGTCGATTTCTTTTTTGTACTCTCTGGTTTTGTTATCAGTCTTAACTATACCAATAGGATAAATGAAAAAGACGATTTTATAAAGTATCTTAAAGCGCGATTTTTACGCCTATATCCACTATTGTTTTATACAGTAATCATCTATCTTGGTTTCGAGTTGGTATTTAATCTCTTTTTACCTCATCTTTTAACCAACCCAGAACCTATAAGCGTATTATTTTTACAAACGCTAAACTCATTACTATTTCTTAATTCTACCCCTATTATTGATATGGTGGGGATGAATTTCCCATCATGGTCTATTTCATCCGAAATGATATCTTACATTATTTTTGGTTTGGCACTATTATGGTTTAATCGTAGTAAAAAATATGCTATTGGCTTTATACTCTTAGCATCTGCTGCTTTTATTATATACTTAAATAGTTATATGGAAACTATGAAATGGGGTTTTGTAAGAGGGCTGGTTTGCTTTATGACAGGATTTTATACATTTAAGCTATACCAACAAAACAAGAATATTACACTTAATAAATACTTAGAATATTTAGTCCCAATATTGTTAGTATCTGTCTTATACATAAGATACTATTATGTTAACAATATTGAGCTATACAGCCTTTTTATAATACCTCTATTTTTCGGAATTTCCATTTTTGTATTTGCATTAAGTAATGGATATATTGTAAAGTTAATGTGTCATAGTTTTTTTCAATTCTTAGGAAAAATATCATACTCGTTATATTTAAATCATGCGATAGTGATGGTTATATTTACAAAATTTATTTTCGGTTTTCTTAAAGTTCCTGTAACCGAACTTGCAGTATCTTTAACAATAATAGCCTACTTGCTTTTTATTGTCATTTATTCTTATTTTACTTATATTTTTATAGAAGTTAAAGGCAAAAAATTCCTTCAAAACTTTTACCCTTTTAAAAGGAAAGAATCTTCTTTTATTGTAAAACCATAA
- the udk gene encoding uridine kinase, with amino-acid sequence MLIIGIAGGTGSGKTTVVHQIMNELPLTEVGIISQDSYYRDNSSLSFEDRAKINFDHPRAIDFELLAQHLKELREGKTIEQPVYSFVTHNRTDDTVITHPRKVMIVEGILILSDPKLREMFDIKIFVHADSDERLIRRLKRDIAERGRDMDEVLNRYQTTLKPMHQQFIEPTKTHADIIIPNDKYNTVAIDVVRAVINQRLA; translated from the coding sequence ATGCTTATCATAGGAATTGCAGGCGGTACCGGAAGCGGAAAAACAACTGTTGTACACCAGATAATGAACGAACTACCACTAACAGAGGTAGGTATAATATCTCAAGACTCATACTATAGAGATAATTCATCACTTAGTTTTGAAGATAGGGCAAAAATAAACTTTGACCATCCTAGAGCTATTGATTTCGAATTACTGGCACAGCACCTAAAAGAGTTACGAGAAGGAAAAACGATAGAACAACCTGTATACTCGTTTGTAACTCATAATAGAACAGATGATACTGTGATAACTCACCCCAGAAAGGTAATGATAGTAGAAGGCATACTTATACTTTCCGACCCTAAGCTTAGGGAGATGTTTGATATTAAAATATTTGTACATGCCGACTCTGACGAGCGATTGATAAGAAGACTAAAGCGTGATATTGCAGAGAGAGGACGTGATATGGATGAGGTGCTAAACCGATACCAAACTACGCTAAAACCTATGCATCAACAATTTATAGAACCTACTAAAACACATGCCGACATCATTATTCCTAATGATAAATATAATACGGTAGCTATTGATGTAGTACGAGCAGTAATAAACCAACGTCTTGCATAA
- a CDS encoding FtsB family cell division protein — MKAFSKLTTKYPFLKFIGNRYLLVIIFFAVWMFFIDNYSLYFDHPVLDKEIKELEENKAYYIQEIKKDSTSIKHLNNPDQTEKYAREQYYMKRENEDIYIIEFEEDVPEEVTTNKSL; from the coding sequence ATGAAAGCTTTCAGCAAATTAACCACAAAATATCCTTTCCTAAAATTCATAGGAAACAGGTACTTACTGGTTATAATTTTTTTTGCTGTATGGATGTTTTTTATAGATAATTACTCCCTTTATTTTGATCATCCTGTTTTAGATAAAGAGATTAAAGAACTCGAAGAAAATAAAGCATACTACATTCAGGAAATAAAAAAAGATAGTACCAGTATAAAGCATCTGAATAATCCTGACCAGACTGAAAAATATGCGCGTGAACAATATTACATGAAACGCGAAAATGAAGATATATATATAATAGAATTTGAAGAGGATGTGCCCGAAGAGGTAACAACCAACAAATCACTATAA